The Nicotiana tabacum cultivar K326 chromosome 5, ASM71507v2, whole genome shotgun sequence sequence ccgggattcctattATGATTTTGTTTATTCACTTGCCcctttatttgtgattgttgtttgggtgaggaagagtgttaaagcacaaagggtgatgtcgtgcattgtttgttattgtgaggaaagagtgtaaagcatgaagggtgatgccgtgccgcacgatgtaccattccgtgccgattttattgattatatggtgaggaaaagagagtaaaaacacgaagggtgatgtcgtgcacatttttatcatatgattattttggtgaggacgagagtaaaagaacgaagggtgatgccgtgcacacttTTATTATATAATTGCTTGGtcaggacgagagtaaaagcacgaagggtgatgctgtgcaattgttcatttctgattctttgttgatattcgagCCATGTTGTTTCTTTCTTTACTTGGTGCCTTGCTATTCGGAActgttatctcccccacagcatgttttCCCTCctacattgactggttatttctgtatttcttttcctgtTGTACATATtggaactgcacaggtttatttggtagtctggtcctagcctcgtcactacttcgccgaggttaggctagacacttaccagcacatgggatcgattgtgctgatgctacacgctgcacttatgtgcagataccggagcagcacTGGGTCAGCGGCAGTAGCTTGGGAGCCAGCATTCAATCCaccgagattccgaggtagtcctgcaggtgttTGCAGTCCCGACATCTCTTCTACCAGTTATTTTGTTCTGTTATCATTGTATCCGAGACAGACAGGGTTCCTTCTTTCAAACGtttgtatgtagtaatcatagatagtccgtgaatattgtgacaccagtttctgggtagaggcatatgttgatttctgtATTATTTTGGCTTATTttgtttaagtcttccgcttaatctcatattccgctattatttaaatgtttatcacCCGTTAATGCAAGTTGTTAAAAGGATTAAAACAAAGGAGTaaagaattttctaaattttgtggcttgcctagcttctacgagtaggcgccatcaccattcccgatggtgggaaattcgggtcgtgacaagttggtatcaaagcaacTTGTACCTCATTCTTATGGATTTTTAAAGATGTTAAACTCTAGTATCTATGAATGTGcattgcacgttaataatgagacatggtgatttaaatatttatttatatgaaggaacaatacaatttaattaatgaaagaaTTTTATAAGATGTTAAAAATTGTGACTAAAATGTCACAATTTTAGTCAAATAACAAATTTTTAGTTGATTATTAGTTGAATTAAAGGTCCTATGTATTGAGTAAAATCtgaattattataattttattcaaCATGAAATTAGTCTTTAATTAAACAAAACTTTATTATAAATTTCAGTATAAATTCTTAAAAACTCTGTTTTTAGTTAAATTTAAagctttaaatattatatttttatcctACACGAAGTAATTTATATAAAGAACACTTTAGCTTTCGAAGATTATAAATTTAGTTGGTTACAATTTTGACTTGATAGGAATAAtaaattgttttactttgctATATTTTCTTtgatcattttattattttagttATCAGATTACTTTTtcctttataaaaaataaaaacaaataaaccTAAACCTAAAATAACAAAGCAAATTagggaaaaaaaaaatactaaacaaagcACCAGAAAGACCTAATTCACGGCTAACCCAATTTTGATAAGAAGTCTATTTCATCCGGAACTACTTATTTTGTTAGAATttgatttttattcttttgacaAAAGTAACCTATAAATCTATTGTCAAGAATAGTGTTAAAAGGGATATTTTTGTCCATCAACATTGTATTCGTGCCTTTATACTAAATAGGATTCCTAGAGGtatgtagtattatgtcctaaaactaataggattataaggctaatatctagaatttcaGTTATGTCTTTTTTTTACAAGTTattatatttaatattataaggttatttttgtaaactgatattatattcatgcttttataataactagtttcTGGGCACGCGCGTGGCGCGTGGACCCAATGTCAATAAGTACATAATTCATAAAATCAcgtgaatattattttctttagaaGTTAATTCAGGTATAGTAGCTTAATGTGTTGACTTCATTGTTGACAACAATATCTCAGGTATTACATATATAAAGTACAATGGAACATCAACTTCATTTTGTGTATCATTGGTACTGCGTAAGTGCATATTAGTTTAAATATAATCTTTAATGGCAATTAAGCTTATTACATTAGACGATTTATTTAACGCTGTAACTATAGCTTCGCAGTATTTCATGTTAGTATGCTACTATTGTGCTTAACTCCCATAGAAACAACTACAATTTACTTTCATGATCGGAGTTTTGTTGCAGATGCATCATTGTTTTCACTCTAGGTAGTTTGCTTTTTTCCTCCTTCCTTTGTCGTATTAATTTCTGTaatttttttaaaggaaaaaacACCAAGTCATGAGGCATGCTGCATATGTATTTGGTTAATGATGAACTATCATAAAGGTAGATAGAAGGAGGAAAAAAGCTCTTGTAATTACAAGTACTTTTGCAAATTAGTGTCATACCTCAGAAGCTGCTGGAGTTTGAAGGAATAAATGTTTGTATTGTCTCCCTTTGAGACGTCGTGCAACACCAACATCTCGAATTGTCCTTTTTGCTGCGAAATGTCATATAGAATTAGCTTCCTATTCCATACTCCTCTTTGATCatgatttttctattttatgAGTTCGATTATTGGACTTCAATGATTATATGTCGTCTGAACCTGAAAAGTAAAATCAGTCAATTTAGTTAGTTATGCAGTATAGATAATAATCTAATTACTTATGTTATTCGTTGCAAATATGTTAGATGTCTGTGTCGTACCTAACACTTCCTTGTAGACGATGTTTTTGGTATATGTTCTATTTTTACGTGTCGGTTGCTCCGTCATGATAAGAACTTTTGTTGTGGAcattgatatccctcttgaaagtgcaacatacagttgtCCATGCGAAAAAACATCTTGTGACAAATACAAGCCAACATTGGGAATGATTTGCccttgtactttatttattgtCATGGCAAAGCAAAGACGTACTGGAAATTGCTTCCGAATGAACTTGAAAGGATATCCTTCATTCTCCGGGGGTGAAAGCTGAATGCGTGGTATAAACACATGCTTTGTCGCACAATGACCGATCATAATTTCTGCATGTAAAACGTTGTTGTCAAAGCCTTTGCATATCATTCTTGTTCCGTTACATAAGTCATTTGAAGGGTCTAGATTCCTGAGTAGCATTATGAGTGCATTCTCCTTTAATACTAACCTGCATaagaaattaaaagttaaaaggaaaatcattttttatTGCATGTTCCAGGTGTGTATGCTTGaggcaaaataaaaagaaatagtggaggaacaaaatatatatattcatcaATGTTGAGTTTGTGCAAGTTTCTTTTGGGGAGCATGCCATCGTATGTGAATTGACATTTTCGTTTGAAGTGGTGCACCTTTAGAATTTAGAAGAAGAAATTCCAAAGCCTGGCTCGAGATAGCGTTTAATGTGGGAGAGTAGTTtgtgttgaagtttggcaaaatgccaaagtcccacattggttgggagttaagtttggaggggatttttcccctataaaagaaggcctaatgtttaggattgaaacacacctctcatttgccttctcatctgtttaaggcatttgtatcttctctttttagtattatttcacttgtatttttggagtgaaataaaatattggttgtgtccgaggagtaggcaaaattagccgaacctcgtaaattctggtgttccctttattgttgttttattgtcttatttattatttggtggctgtcataatttttggtatagtagttgtgacttattcacactatatacatttggcttccgcaacaattggtatcagagccaaggtactgtctaagtatgctctgtggttgcagcatagtctgatcttccacatcagaaaagatttatcttggtaactgagtcaaggttctgtctgagtatgctctgtagttgcagcttagtctgatcttctacatcagaaaggaaataatcttgatttgtgtcgtcagctattaaataatatttgtgtcaaatatgggggacaataaacaagaagaatctacatcaagtgtcaacaatacgtcatcattggcatcttcgcttatgacaagaattatgtcaaatgcgaaatttgcggtagaaatttttgacgggtccgaacattttgggatgtggcaaggcgaggttctagatgttctttttcaacaagggctagatctggccattgaagaaaagaaaccagatgttattggagaagaagattggagaattatcaaccgtgttgcttgcggtaccattcgatcctaccttgctagagagcagaaatatccatacacaaaggaaacttctgcaagtaaattatggaaagcactggaggataaatttttgaagaaaaacagtcaaaataaattgtacatgaagaagagactgtttcacttcacctatgttcctggtaccacgatgaatgaacatatcaccagtttcaataagttggtcacagatttgcaaaatatggatacaacttatgatgatggtgacttggccttaatgttgttggcgtcacttcctgatgagtacgagcaccttgaaactactctactccatggaaatgacgaaatttctctcagagaagtttgttcagctttgtacagctatgaacaaagaaagcgagaaaaacagaagggcggagaaggagaagcactgtttgtgaggggtcgtcctcaaaatcaaacgaggacaaagaagggaagatccaagtcaagatccagacccagcaaagatgaatgtgccttttgtcgagaaaaagggcactggaagaaagactgtccgaagttgaagaataaggccaaacataacaatggaaaggccattatggattcaaatgtagctgattgtgatgattcagacttctcattagttacaacagagtcatcaacatcatcagacatatggttgatggactcggcttgtagctatcatatgtgtcccaacagggactggttcatggaatttcaagaaggagaatatggagtcatccacacagcggataacagccctcttacctcatatggcattggttcaatacgattaaggaaccatgatggaatgatcagaacattgatagatgttcgatatgtaccggatttgaagaagaatctcatctctgtgggagccctagaatcaaaagggttcaaaatcattgcagaaaatggagtgatgagagtatgctccggtgcactagtggtaatgaaggctaatcggaagaataataatatgtaccgctatcgtggcagtacagttattgggacaacgacagtaacatccagtgacgacaaagaggcagaagcaaccaagctatggcacatgcgcttgggacatgctggaggaaaatccttgaaaactctatcagatcaaggattgttaaaaggagtaaaggcttgcaacttggagttttgtgagcattgtgtcaaagggaaacagacaagggttaaatttggtacagcgatccataatactaaagacattttggattatgtacactctgatgtttggggtccttccaaaacaccttcattgggtgggaagcactattttgtaacctttgttgatgatttttctcgaagagtgtgggtgtatacaatgaaaaacaaagatgaagtgctgagaatttttctcaaatggaagacgatggtggagaatcaaacaggcaggaggatcaagtgtattcgcacagacaatggaggtgaatacaaaaatgatcatttcaataaggtctgtgaaaatgatggcatcgtccgacacttcactgttagacatacaccacaacagaatggagtggcagaacgtatgaaccggaccttgctggagaaggtacggtgtatgttgtccaatgctggcttgggcaaagaattttgggctgaggcaattacatatgcatgtcacctcattaatcgtctaccatctgctgctattgatggcaaaacaccatttgaaaaatggtacggaaaacctgctgtagattataactctttgcacgtgtttggctcaactgcatattatcatgtgacggagtcaaaattggatccaagggcaaagaaggctatttttatgggaattacttctggagtcaaaggatatcgcttatggtgccctatgacaaagaaagtaatattcagcagagatgttacctttgatgaatttgctatggtaaataaggtaacagaagataccaaacaaaatgaaggtgcttctaagcaggtggagtttgagggaaaatttatttttcctacacaagaagcagaggaggaaacaaatgaagattaccctctggaaggagagccagtagaggagattccaactcaggaatctcaacaacaacttgaatcaatagcaaccagcaggccaaaaagaacaataacgaaacctgttcgtctcatagagacggttgcttgtgcaacctcaattgtagctgatgatgttcctactacttataaagacgctgtcccaagttcagaagaagataagtggaggattgccatgaatgatgaaatacagtcccttcatcagaatcatacatcgagattggccaatctcccgaagggaaagaaagcaattgggtgcaaatgggtatttgcaaagaaggaaggatttcctaaccaagtagatgttcgctacaaagcaagattggtggccaaaggatatgctcaaaaggagggaattgattacaatgaagtgttttctccagttgtaaaacattcctccattagaattatgttggctttggtagcacaattggatttggaactagttcagatggatgtaaaaactgcgtttttacatggaaacttggaggaggaaatctacatgactcagccagaaggattcaaagttactggaaaagaaaatatggtgtgcaaacttgaaaaatcgttgtacggattgaaacaatcttctagacaatggtacaagcgatttgacgagtttatgttgcggcaagggtacaagagaagcaaatacgatcattgtgtgtatttgcacaagcttaaagatggttcctttgtatatcttctcctatatattgatgatatgttgatagcttccaagaattcggaagaaattgataagttgaagattcaactgaagaaggagttcgagatgaaggatttgggtgaggcaaagaaaattcttggcatggagataattagagatagacgttcaaagaaactctgtttatctcaaaaggaatatttgaagagagtacttcaacgttttggcatagatgacaagactaagccagttagtactccacttgcttcccattttaagctaagtactactatgtcgccaatggatgaagctgaacgagagtatatgtcaaaggtaccatacgcaaatgctgttggtagcttgatgtatgcaatggtttgcacaaggcctgacatttcacaagctgttggagttattagcagatatatgcacaatccagggaaggagcattggcaagctgtgaagtggattctacggtatattcataatactgtagatgtcgggttagtttttgagcaggaagacaatcagtttgtagttggatattgtgactcagattttgcgggtgatatggacaaacgaagatcaactactggttatgtgtttacttttgcaaaggcaccagttagttggaagtctactttgcagtcaacagttgctttgtctacaacagaggcagagtacatggctattacagatgctgtgaaagaggcaatttggcttcaaggattgctaaaggagcttggtgttgaacaaaaaggtatcacaattttttgtgatagtcaaagtgctattcaattagcgaagaaccaagtttatcatgcaaggacgaagcacattgatgttcggtatcatttcgtacgagaaatcatagaagaaggtggagtcacggtgaagaaaattcatactacagagaatcctgctgatatgctgacaaaggtggtgactgcggtcaagtttcaacattgtttggatttgatcaacattgttgaacactgaagattgaagatgaagacacaaccaaaatttgttattgagagagaattgaaaatgtggaattttgccaaggtgaagatttgttgaagtttggcaaaatgccaaagtcccacattggttgggagttaagtttggggggatttttcccctataaaagaaggcctaatgtttaggattgaaacacacctctcatttgccttctcatctgtttaaggcatttgtatcttctcttttagtattatttcacttgtatttttggagtgaaataaaatattggttgtgtccgaggagtaggcaaaattagccgaacctcgtaaattctggtgttccctttattgttgttttattgtcttatttattatttggtggctgtcataatttttggtatagtagttgtgacttattcacactatatacatttggcttccgcaacattaTCAACATGCTCATTTCTGCTTGCTAAGATAGCCCTCTCCGTTACATATTTTGCAGAGTTAGCATTCTCTTGTAGTGATGGGTATATTTCGTTTATTAAGCATTCTTCAGCAATACCATCACTATTATACTTGACAATCAAATGTTCTGGAAGAAGGATCAAATTATCTTTTATTGTAGGCTCTTTTCCATTGCCAACACGAAGTAAGAACTCACTAAATGTTGGATCAGTTCTTGCTCTCATATTtctgataaattttattttttccatcATAGGCCATAGATATGATTTTACCAAACTTGCATTGACTATTTCTACTATTGTAGATTTTGGAAAACTGGTAATACCTGACGAAAATCTCCTCCAAAAATCATGACTTTTCCACCAAAAGGTTTACGATGTCCATTATATCTCTAAAGCTCCTATCGACTGTTTCTATTGTTTGTCGCTTGGCCATTggcgcttcatcccatattattaaTTTTGCTTTTTGAATCAATTTGGCCGCACCACTTTGTTTGGACATGTTTGTCATGGTCGTTTCATTTGTTTGGAGAGGAATGTCAAAACTAGAGTGAGTTGTACGGCCTCCTGGTAAAATTGAAGCTGCTACACCACTGGTTGCTGTTGCTAAGGCTATCATACCTCTTGATCTAACATTTTCCAGCAATGCTCGATATAAGTATGTTTTTCCAGTTCCTCCAGGTCCATCAACAAAGAATAAACTATCTGTTCCACAATCGACTGAATGCAAAATGGTGTTGAAAGCTTGCTCTTGTTCAGGATTTAATTTTGATTGTGCCTCTAAATCTTCTGTGAGTATTTGCACAGACATTTCTTCAACAACTTCTCTGCATTCCGATTGGACAACTTCGGGCAATTGGTGATCAATGCAAGGCAGATCATATTTGTTGATGCTTTTGCCCATACTCTCCAAATAATAATTAATACTCTTAAGAGTA is a genomic window containing:
- the LOC142181314 gene encoding uncharacterized protein LOC142181314, which encodes MGKSINKYDLPCIDHQLPEVVQSECREVVEEMSVQILTEDLEAQSKLNPEQEQAFNTILHSVDCGTDSLFFVDGPGGTGKTYLYRALLENVRSRGMIALATATSGVAASILPGGRTTHSSFDIPLQTNETTMTNMSKQSGAAKLIQKAKLIIWDEAPMAKRQTIETVDRSFRDIMDIVNLLVEKS